The proteins below are encoded in one region of Vespula pensylvanica isolate Volc-1 chromosome 4, ASM1446617v1, whole genome shotgun sequence:
- the LOC122628805 gene encoding sushi, von Willebrand factor type A, EGF and pentraxin domain-containing protein 1 isoform X2, translating into MLIRELATILIAFLLCHVRLTASQVPTTNVFTCPNGWELRGIHCYKFFNIRHSWEKAAELCRRYGSELMVVESYSENNMTAGMVGRHLDRYWLGLASLDDLRTNTLESAAGMLVSQYAGFWASRQPNPQSGECVDVALTDDRQTWELTTCESLLPFMCRSAACPAGSFHCSNGKCVNAAFKCDKQDDCGDYSDEIDCPTNCQFYMASSGDVVESPNYPHKYAPLANCKWTLEGPQGHNILLQFQEFETEKSFDIVQILVGGRTEDKSVNLATLSGKQELSNKLFVSASNFMIIKFSTDASVERKGFRASWKTEPQTCGGILRATPQGQVLTSPGYPQNYPGGLECLYILQAQPGRIMSLEIEDLDLEMNRDYILIRDGDSPMSRPIARLTGKSEDNPIVIMSTSNNLYLYFKTSLGDSRRGFSILYTQGCKATVIARNGTVQSPSYGLNDYPNNQECLYRVKNPDGRPLSLKFVNFNVHKTDFVQIYDGPNTNGLRLHPGNGFTSNTRPKITLTAESGEMLVRFASDALHSSSGWQAAFSADCPALLPGEGALASSRDTAFGTTVTFSCPLGQEFATGKPKITTECLPGGNWSITYIPKCQEVYCGPVPQIDNGFSIGSSNVTYKGLATYQCYAGFAFPSGRPTEKISCLADGRWEKKPSCLASQCAPLPEAPHSNITILNGGGRSYGTIVRFECEPGFVRSGHPVILCMSNGTWSDEVPTCSRAKCLLLPMIKNGYVVDPTREYYFGDEARVQCNRGYKLTGSNIIQCGPNQLFDNVPTCEDINECATSQCDLASTECINNPGAFTCKCKPGFAPTMECRPIGDLGLINGGIPDESITVSSSENGYMKSGVRLNNGDGWCGNNVEPGANWVMIDMKAPTIIRGFRTQVVARVDGNIAFTSAVRIQYTDDLTDTFKDYTNPDGTPVEFRILEPTLSVLNLPVPIEARYIKFRMQDYVGAPCMKLEIMGCTRLECTDINECATKNGGCHQKCINNPGSYSCMCNTGFELYKGNGTAGFSIEKSETGERDGDLYQRNKTCVPVMCPALTAPDNGKILSTKDQHHFGDVVRFQCNFGYVLAGSSAVVCTSSGVWNGTTPECQYAKCVSLPDDKNEGLSVIRTDETSVLVPFKQNVTLKCGNNGRYLRNTATSGFRQCVYDPKPGLPDYWLSGLQPACPRADCGKPLPTPGAEYGQYIDTKYQSSFFFGCQDTFKLAGQTNRHDNVVRCQANGVWDFGNLRCEGPVCEDPGRPSDGYQVARSYEQGSEVQFGCSRPGYILINPRPIVCVREPECRVVKPLGLTSGRIPDSAINATSERPNYEARNIRLNSVTGWCGKQEAFTYVNVDLGQVYRVKAILVKGVVTNDIVGRPTEIRFFYKQAESENYVVYFPNFNLTMRDPGNYGELAMITLPKYVQARFVILGIVSYMDNACLKFELMGCEEPVAEPLLGYDYGFSPCVDNEPPVFQNCPQQPIVVQKGTDGGLLPVNFTQPIAIDNSGSIARLEVKPQSFRTPIRVFEDTVVKYVAFDYDGNVAICEINITVPDLTPPKLSCPQSYVIELVDRQESYSVNFNETRRRINATDASGPVRITFVPERAVIPIGGFENVTVYAIDSSGNRASCHFQVSVQATPCVDWELKPPANGGLKCVPGDKGLQCVATCKNGYRFTDGAPVKTFVCDINKHWSPTSVVPDCVSENTQQADYHVVASVTYRANGAVSRPCLPQYQDLMTQYYINLNAILTQRCSAVNVNMNVSFVRSMPFLLEENVLQMDFVLVIVPVIRQPQVYDLCGSTIGLIFDLSVPYASKVIEPLLNVSAIGNQCPPLRALKSTITRGFTCSIGEVLNMDTNDVPRCLHCPAGTFAGEKQKQCTSCPKGFYQNSDRQGSCLRCPFGTYTKEEGSKSIDDCVPVCGYGTYSPTGLVPCLECPRNSYTGEPPIGGYRDCQTCPAGTFTYQPAASGRDRCRNKCSPGMYSDTGLAPCAQCPKDFFQPQHGATTCIECPTNMYTDGAGSVGREECKPVQCTDSVCQHGGLCVSMGHGVQCICPAGFSGRRCEIDIDECASQPCYNGATCIDLPQGYRCQCANGYSGINCQEEKSDCSNDTCPERAMCKDEPGFNNYTCLCRSGYTGVDCDITINPCTASGNPCNNGATCVALQQGRYKCECLPGWEGQSCEINTDDCAERPCLLGANCTDLVADFSCNCPPGFTGKRCHEKIDLCSGNPCLNGICVDKLFSHECICHPGWTGAACEININECASKPCRNNGQCLDQIDGYTCTCEPGYTGKQCQHTIDDCASDPCQNGATCIDQLEGFLCKCRPGFVGLQCEAEIDECQSDPCNPVGTDRCVDLDNTFVCHCREGYTGSACEININDCASDPCLNGATCRDEVSGFKCMCSEGWTGVHCEIDVGMCQNHPCQNDAACVDLFLDYFCVCPSGTDGKQCETAPERCIGNPCMHRGRCQDFGSGLNCTCPDDYTGIGCQYEYDACQAGACKNGATCIDDGPGFTCICPPGYTGKTCEDDIIDCKDNSCPPSATCIDLTGKFFCQCPFNLTGDDCRKSIQVDYDLYFGDPARSSASQIIPFFTGTRKSLTVAMWVQFTQKDEAGTFLTLYAVSSPHVPTNRRPMVQAHSNGVQVSLFHDLQDVYLPFREYATINDGQWHHVAVVWNGENGGELVLITEGLIASKTDGYGSGRSLPAYAWAVLGKPQSENPKGYTESGFQGHLTKVQIWNRALHVTNEIQKQVRDCRTEPVLYQGLVLTWAGYDETIGGVERVVPSHCGQRVCPPGYGGNKCQQLEADKIPPKVEHCPGDLWVIAKNGSSIVTWDEPRFSDNVGIIKVQERSGHRSGQTLLWGTYDISYVAYDQAGNSASCNFKVYVLSDFCPELADPIGGAQQCKDWGSGGQFKVCEISCNQGLRFSQEVPKFYTCGAEGFWRPTNDPNLPLIYPACTSSIPAQRVFRIKMNFPTSVLCNEAGQGVLKQKVRNAVNSLNRDWNFCSYSYEGTRECKDLNIDVQCDHRIRTTREANEEDGGMYIISAVVPAEPTRQARQGSDTYEVEISFPAINDPILNANSNERATVQSLLERLILEEDQFDVHDILPNTVPDPASLTLKSDYACPVGQVVMAPDCVPCAVGTYYEEETQRCISCPVGTYQSESGRTKCSSCPVIAGRPSVTVGVGARSAADCKERCPAGKYYDDAAGLCRSCGHGFYQPNEGSFSCLLCGLGKTTRTAEAVSREECRDECGSGQQLAVEGKCEPCPRGTYRTQGVQASCQACPVGRTTPNVGSAAIEECSLPVCEPGTHLNGTLNECMQCKKGTYQSEPQQTFCIPCPPNTSTKGPAATSKSDCTNPCETSGEEMHCDANAYCLLIPETSDFKCECKPGYNGTGTECTDVCMGYCDNEGVCLKDSRGQPSCRCSGSFTGKHCTEKSEFFYITGGIAGGVILIIFVVLLVWMICVRASRKKEPKKMLTPATDQNGSQVNFYYGAPTPYAESIAPSHHSTYAHYYDDEEDGWEMPNFYNETYMKESLHNGGKMNSLARSNASIYGTKDDLYDRLKRHAYPGKKGTSLNADTH; encoded by the exons GATGGGAATTACGAGGTATACACTGTTACAAGTTCTTCAACATCAGGCATTCCTGGGAAAAAGCGGCGGAACTATGCAGAAG GTACGGAAGCGAGCTTATGGTGGTGGAAAGTTATAGCGAGAACAACATGACTGCGGGTATGGTCGGCCGACATTTGGACCGCTACTGGTTAGGACTCGCCTCGTTGGATGATTTACGAACCAACACGCTTGAATCCGCCGCAGGAATGTTAGTCTCTCAATATGCTG GTTTCTGGGCATCCAGGCAACCAAATCCGCAATCGGGTGAATGCGTCGACGTTGCTTTGACGGATGATCGTCAAACTTGGGAGTTAACAACCTGTGAATCGCTGCTTCCTTTCATGTGCCGATCAGCAGCTTGTCCAGCCG GTTCTTTCCATTGCTCGAACGGTAAATGTGTGAACGCTGCATTCAAATGTGACAAACAAGACGATTGTGGCGATTATTCGGATGAAATCGATTGCCCAACGAACTGTCAGTTTTACATGGCCAGTAGCGGTGATGTCGTTGAAAGTCCAAACTATCCACACAAATACGCACCTTTAGCAAATTGCAAGTGGACTTTAGAAGGACCGCAAGGTCACAACATTCTGTTGCAG TTCCAAGAATTCGAAACGGAAAAGAGCTTCGACATAGTACAGATACTGGTAGGCGGTAGAACCGAAGATAAATCTGTGAATCTAGCAACCTTATCTGGCAAGCAAGAACTCAGCAACAAGCTTTTCGTTTCGGCCTCGAACTTTATGATCATTAAATTCAGCACCGATGCCTCggtcgaaagaaaaggattccGTGCTTCTTGGAAAACCGAGCCGCAAACATGCGGTGGTATTCTTCGTGCTACTCCCCAAGGACAAGTACTCACATCACCAGGTTATCCGCAGAATTATCCTGGTGGATTGGAATGCCTTTATATCCTACAAGCTCAGCCTGGAAGGATAATGTCTCTTGAG ATCGAAGATTTGGATCTAGAAATGAATCGTGATTATATCCTCATACGAGACGGAGATTCACCGATGAGTCGTCCGATCGCTCGTCTAACCGGAAAATCCGAGGACAATCCTATAGTGATTATGTCAACGAGCAATAATCTTTACCTGTATTTTAAAACGAGTCTGGGTGATTCGAGGCGTGGCTTCAGTATTCTATATACTCAAGGATGCAAGGCAACAGTCATTGCAAGAAACGGAACAGTACAATCACCTTCTTATGGCCTAAATGATTATCCCAATAATCAAGAATGTCTTTATAGAGTAAAGAATCCTGATGGAAGACCACTTTCCTTGAAGTTCGTCAACTTCAATGTTCACAAGACTGATTTCGTACAA atatatgatGGTCCAAATACAAATGGACTTCGATTACATCCAGGAAATGGTTTTACTTCAAATACTCGTCCAAAAATAACCCTCACCGCTGAAAGTGGGGAAATGTTAGTCAGATTTGCTTCTGATGCTTTACATAGCAGTTCCGGTTGGCAAGCTGCTTTTTCAGCAG ATTGTCCTGCATTGTTACCTGGCGAAGGAGCTCTTGCCTCAAGTCGAGACACAGCTTTCGGAACAACAGTAACATTCTCGTGTCCATTGGGACAAGAATTTGCAACAGGAAAACCCAAAATTACCACCGAATGTCTACCCGGAGGAAACTGGTCTATTACGTATATACCAAAATGTCAAGAAGTATATTGTGGACCTGTTCCGCAAATAGATAATGGATTTTCTATCGGTTCATCGAACGTCACATACAAGGGATTAGCTACTTATCAATGTTACGCTGGATTTGCTTTTCCATCTGGAAGGCCtacagaaaaaatttcttgctTAGCTGATGGAAGATGGGAAAAAAAACCATCTTGCTTGG CATCTCAGTGTGCACCACTTCCAGAAGCACCACATTCAAATATTACGATTCTTAATGGAGGCGGTCGCAGTTATGGTACTATTGTTAGATTCGAATGTGAACCTGGTTTCGTTAGAAGTGGTCATCCAGTGATCCTTTGTATGAGCAATGGTACATGGTCAGATGAGGTGCCAACTTGTTCCC GTGCAAAGTGCCTATTGTTACCTATGATAAAGAACGGCTACGTCGTCGACCCAACtagagaatattattttggCGATGAGGCTAGAGTACAATGCAACAGAGGTTACAAACTTACAGGATCGAACATTATTCAATGTGGTCCTAATCAGCTATTCGACAATGTGCCAACTTGCGAag ACATAAATGAGTGTGCAACCAGTCAATGCGATCTAGCTTCTACGGAGTGTATTAATAACCCTGGTGCATTCACTTGCAAGTGTAAACCAGGATTTGCTCCAACCATGGAGTGTCGTCCTATAGGTGACCTAGGTTTGATAAACGGTGGTATCCCTGACGAATCCATTACTGTTTCGAGTTCTGAGAATGGCTACATGAAATCT GGAGTACGCTTAAACAATGGTGACGGCTGGTGTGGTAATAACGTTGAGCCCGGAGCGAATTGGGTGATGATTGATATGAAAGCACCTACGATTATTCGTGGATTCCGAACACAAGTTGTTGCTAGAGTCGATGGCAATATTGCATTCACCTCAGCCGTACGTATTCAATACACGGATGATCTAACGGACACTTTCAAAGATTATACCAATCCTGATGGCACACCAGTTGAATTCCGAATTCTTGAACCTACATTATCTGTATTGAACTTACCGGTACCAATCGAGGCGCGATACATCAAATTTAGGATGCAAGATTACGTTGGAGCACCTTGtatgaaattagaaataatggGCTGCACGAGATTGGAATGTACCGATATAAACGAGTGTGCCACAAAAAATGGTGGCTGTCATCAAAAATGTATCAACAATCCTGGTAGCTATTCATGCATGTGCAATACAGGTTTTGAACTCTACAAAGGTAACGGCACCGCCGGATTTAGTATTGAAAAGTCTGAGACTGGTGAAAGGGACGGCGATTTGTATCAGAGGAATAAAACTTGTGTTCCTGTAATGTGTCCTGCCTTAACTGCACCGGACAATGGAAAAATTTTGTCGACCAAG gACCAACATCATTTTGGCGATGTAGTTAGATTCCAATGTAATTTTGGTTACGTGTTAGCTGGTTCATCGGCTGTAGTTTGTACTTCCAGTGGCGTTTGGAATGGTACAACTCCTGAATGTCAAT atgCCAAATGTGTTTCACTACCGGACGACAAAAATGAAGGACTTTCAGTGATTCGTACCGATGAAACGAGCGTTTTGGTTCCATTCAAACAAAACGTTACTCTGAAATGCGGCAACAACGGACGTTATTTACGGAATACTGCGACGTCTGGTTTTCGTCAATGCGTTTACGATCCTAAACCGGGTCTGCCAGATTATTGGCTATCTGGTTTACAGCCAGCTTGTCCACGTGCTGATTGTGGCAAGCCATTGCCAACACCCGGTGCTGAATATGGTCAATATATTGACACAAAATATCaatcatctttcttctttggttGTCAAGATACTTTCAAGTTAGCAGGACAAACAAATCGACATGACAACGTTGTACGTTGTCAAGCGAATGGAGTTTGGGACTTCGGTAATTTACGTTGCGAAGGTCCTGTTTGCGAAGACCCTGGAAGACCAAGTGATGGATATCAAGTAGCTCGCAGTTATGAACAAGGCTCGGAAGTTCAATTTGGATGTAGTAGACCAGGATATATCCTAATAAATCCACGACCAATTGTCTGTGTTCGAGAACCAGAATGTCGAGTTGTCAAACCTCTTGGTCTAACATCTGGACGTATACCTGATTCAGCGATCAATGCAACATCCGAAAGACCAAACTATGAAGCCAGAAACATTCGATTGAACTCGGTTACTGGATGGTGTGGCAAACAGGAAGCCTTCACTTACGTTAACGTGGATCTTGGACAGGTCTACAGAGTCAAGGCAATTCTAGTCAAGGGTGTGGTAACCAATGATATCGTTGGAAGACCCACGGAAATACGTTTCTTTTACAAACAAGCTGAAAGCGAGAATTACGTTGTTTATTTCCCGAACTTCAATTTAACTATGCGTGATCCTGGAAATTACGGTGAATTGGCTATGATAACTTTACCAAAATATGTACAAGCTCGTTTCGTGATACTTGGTATCGTCAGTTACATGGATAATGCTTGTCTGAAATTCGAACTCATGGGATGCGAGGAACCAGTCGCTGAACCATTGTTAGGTTACGATTATGGTTTTTCGCCATGCGTTGATAACGAACCGCCAGTTTTTCAGAATTGTCCTCAACAACCTATAGTAGTCCAAAAGGGTACTGATGGTGGTTTATTACCAGTAAACTTCACCCAACCTATTGCAATAGACAACAGTGGTAGTATTGCTCGATTGGAAGTTAAACCACAAAGCTTTAGAACACCTATTCGTGTATTCGAAGACACCGTTGTGAAATATGTAGCCTTTGATTACGATGGAAACGTTGCTATTTGCGAAATTAACATAACTGTGCCAG ATTTAACACCACCCAAATTAAGTTGTCCTCAAAGCTACGTGATCGAACTCGTAGACAGGCAAGAAAGTTATTCGGTTAACTTCAATGAAACACGAAGACGTATCAATGCTACCGATGCATCTGGTCCAGTAAGAATTACCTTTGTACCAGAACGAGCTGTAATACCTATAGGTGGTTTCGAAAACGTGACAGTATATGCTATAGATTCGAGTGGCAATCGAGCCTCCTGTCATTTCCAAGTATCTGTACAAGCAACACCTTGTGTCGATTGGGAATTGAAACCTCCAGCTAATGGTGGTTTAAAATGTGTGCCAGGTGACAAAGGCTTGCAGTGCGTAGCAACGTGTAAAAATGGTTATAGATTTACCGATGGAGCACCTGTAAAGACCTTCGTTTGTGATATCAACAAACATTGGTCTCCAACTTCGGTTGTTCCAGATTGTGTATCTGAAA atACTCAGCAAGCTGATTATCACGTAGTCGCATCAGTAACTTATCGAGCTAATGGTGCTGTCTCACGTCCTTGTTTACCACAATACCAAGATTTGATGACTCAATATTACATTAACTTAAACGCTATCTTAACGCAACGTTGTTCTGCTGTTAATGTCAATATGAATGTATCGTTTGTAAGATCGATGCCTTTTCTATTAGAAGAAAACGTTTTACAG aTGGACTTCGTTTTGGTGATTGTTCCCGTTATTCGTCAACCACAAGTATATGATCTCTGTGGTTCCACCATAGGTTTAATCTTCGATCTTTCTGTACCATATGCAAGTAAAGTTATAGAACCTTTGCTCAATGTTTCTGCTATCGGAAATCAATGTCCACCATTACGTGCTTTAAAATCAACTATCACACGAGGATTCACTTGTAGCATTGGTGAGGTATTGAACATGGACACGAACGATGTTCCTCGATGTC tTCATTGTCCGGCTGGTACTTTCGCTGGTGAAAAACAAAAGCAATGTACATCCTGTCCAAAAGGTTTTTACCAAAATAGTGATCGTCAAGGTTCTTGTTTGCGTTGTCCTTTCGGAACatatacaaaagaagaaggtTCCAAGAGTATAGATGACTGTGTTCCAGTATGTGGATATGGTACATATTCACCAACCGGTCTGGTGCCATGTTTAGAGTGTCCTAGGAATAGTTACACAGGCGAACCACCAATAGGTGGTTACAGAGATTGTCAAACTTGTCCAGCTGGTACTTTTACCTATCAACCAGCAGCATCAGGTCGTGATCGTTGTCGAAACAAATGTTCTCCTGGCATGTACTCAGATACGGGATTAGCACCCTGTGCTCAATGTCCAAAAGACTTCTTCCAACCTCAGCACGGAGCCACAACATGTATCGAATGTCCTACCAATATGTATACCGATGGAGCAGGATCAGTGGGTCGAGAGGAATGTAAACCGGTACAATGTACGGATAGTGTGTGTCAACATGGCGGACTTTGCGTATCCATGGGACATGGTGTACAATGTATATGCCCAGCTGGTTTCTCTGGAAGACGCTGTGAAATTGATATTGACGAGTGTGCCTCTCAACCTTGTTACAATGGCGCCACGTGCATTGATCTTCCTCAAGGTTACAGATGTCAATGTGCAAACGGATACTCTGGTATTAACTGTCAAGAGGAAAAATCAGACTGCAGCAATGACACTTGTCCTGAGAGAGCTATGTGCAAAGATGAGCCTGGTTTTAACAATTACACTTGTCTATGTAGATCTGGTTATACTGGCGTTGATTGTGACATAACG ATAAATCCATGTACGGCTAGCGGAAATCCATGTAACAATGGTGCCACTTGTGTAGCGTTACAACAAGGTCGATACAAATGCGAATGTTTGCCAGGTTGGGAAGGTCAAAGTTGCGAGATCAATACGGATGATTGCGCTGAAAGACCTTGTCTACTTGGTGCCAATTGCACCGATCTTGTGGCTGATTTCAGTTGCAATTGCCCGCCTGGATTTACCGGCAAACGTTGTCACGAGAAGATTGATCTTTGTTCTGGAAATCCTTGCCTTAATGGTATATGCGTTGACAAATTGTTCAGCCATGAATGTATCTGTCATCCAGGATGGACCGGTGCTGCTTGTGAAATTAACATCAACGAATGTGCCAGTAAACCTTGTCGTAACAACGGACAATGTCTCGATCAAATCGATGGCTATACTTGCACTTGCGAACCAGGATACACTGGCAAACAATGTCAACATACAATCGATGATTGTGCTTCGGATCCTTGCCAGAATGGTGCCACGTGTATCGATCAACTCGAAGGTTTTCTTTGCAAGTGTAGACCGGGTTTCGTCGGACTTCAATGTGAAGCTGAGATCGACGAATGTCAAAGTGATCCTTGCAATCCTGTTGGCACAGATCGTTGTGTGGATCTGGACAACACTTTTGTTTGTCATTGTCGTGAGGGCTACACTGGATCAGCCTGTGAAATCAACATCAACGATTGTGCTTCTGATCCATGTCTAAATGGCGCTACTTGCAGAGACGAAGTTTCGGGTTTCAAATGTATGTGTTCTGAAGGTTGGACTGGAGTTCATTGCGAAATCGATGTCGGTATGTGTCAAAATCATCCGTGTCAAAACGATGCAGCCTGCGTCGATCTTTTCTTGGATTACTTCTGCGT TTGTCCTTCTGGAACTGATGGTAAACAATGTGAAACTGCACCTGAACGTTGTATTGGTAATCCTTGTATGCATCGTGGACGTTGTCAAGATTTTGGTTCCGGTCTTAATTGCACTTGTCCTGATGACTATACTGGTATTGGTTGTCAATATGAATACGATGCTTGCCAAGCTGGCGCATGTAAAAATGGAGCTACTTGTATTGATGATGGTCCGGGCTTTACTTGTATCTGTCCACCAGGCTATACTG GTAAAACATGCGAAGATGATATTATTGATTGCAAAGATAATTCATGTCCACCCTCTGCAACATGTATTGATTTAACTGGAAAGTTCTTCTGTCAGTGTCCATTTAATTTAACTGGAGATGATTGCAGGAAAT CTATTCAAGTTGATTACGACTTATACTTCGGCGATCCGGCACGTAGCAGTGCATCACAAATTATTCCATTCTTTACTGGAACTAGAAAGAGTTTGACTGTAGCTATGTGGGTGCAATTCACGCAAAAAGATGAGGCTGGAACTTTCTTGACACTTTATGCCGTAAG TTCACCGCATGTACCAACAAATCGTCGACCTATGGTACAAGCACACAGTAACGGTGTCCAAGTATCTCTCTTCCATGATTTACAAGATGTCTATCTACCATTCAGAGAATATGCAACTATCAATGATGGCCAATGGCATCATGTTGCTGTTGTATGGAATGGAGAAAACGGTGGTGAACTTGTATTAATCACGGAAGGCTTAATTGCTAGTAAAACAGATGGATATGGAAGTGGTAGATCTCTTCCAGCATA TGCCTGGGCAGTATTGGGTAAACCACAAAGTGAAAATCCGAAAGGCTATACGGAATCTGGTTTCCAAGGTCACCTGACAAAAGTACAAATCTGGAATCGTGCACTTCACGTAACGAATGAGATACAGAAACAAGTTAGAGATTGTAGAACTGAACCAGTTCTTTATCAAGGACTAGTTTTGACCTGGGCAGGATACGATGAAACGATTGGTGGTGTTGAACGTGTAGTTCCATCACATTGTGGACAAAGAGTATGTCCACCTGGTTATGGTGGTAATAAATGTCAACAATTGGAAGCTGATAAAATTCCACCCAAAGTAGAACACTGTCCTGGTGATTTATGGGTTATTGCTAAAAATGGTTCTTCTATTGTCACTTGGGATGAACCTCGTTTCAGTGACAACGTTGGTATAATCAAGGTTCAAGAACGAAGTGGACATAGATCCGGACAAACTTTATTATGGGGTACTTACGATATTAGTTACGTGGCTTATGATCAAGCTGGAAACTCTGCAAGTTGTAATTTCAAAGTCTATGTGTTAT CCGACTTCTGCCCTGAACTTGCTGATCCCATCGGAGGAGCACAACAATGTAAAGATTGGGGTTCTGGCGGTCAATTCAAAGTTTGCGAAATTTCATGTAATCAAGGACTACGATTTTCTCAAGAAGTTCCTAAATTTTATACTTGTGGTGCCGAAGGATTCTGGAGACCTACGAATGATCCTAATTTACCATTGATTTATCCTGCTTGCACGA gtTCAATACCAGCACAACGCGTGTTCAGAATTAAAATGAACTTCCCTACGTCGGTTTTATGTAACGAGGCTGGTCAAGGAGTTCTCAAACAAAAGGTCCGAAATGCTGTAAATTCTCTCAACAGAGATTggaatttttgttcttattcttatGAAG GTACACGCGAGTGTAAGGATTTGAACATCGATGTTCAATGTGATCATCGCATACGAACAACGAGAGAAGCAAACGAGGAAGACGGTGGAATGTACATTATATCAGCGGTCGTACCAGCAGAACC AACGAGACAGGCGCGCCAAGGCAGCGATACCTACGAGGTGGAGATCTCGTTCCCGGCGATAAA cgATCCTATTCTGAATGCCAATTCTAACGAACGAGCGACGGTACAGTCCTTACTCGAAAGATTGATACTCGAAGAAGACCAATTTGATGTACACGACATTCTACCAAACACTGTACCAGACCCAGCATCTCTAACATTGAAATCTGATTATGCTTGTCCTGTCGGTCAAGTTGTAATGGCTCCTGATTGTG TACCATGTGCTGTGGGTACATACTATGAAGAAGAGACCCAACGTTGTATCTCCTGTCCTGTGGGTACTTATCAAAGTGAATCAGGTCGAACAAAATGCAGCTCATGTCCCGTGATTGCTGGTCGACCTAGCGTGACGGTTGGAGTCGGTGCACGAAGTGCTGCCGATTGCAAAGAACGATGTCCAGCAGGAAAATATTACGACGACGCAGCTGGTTTGTGTCGTAGCTGTGGACACGGATTCTATCAACCAAACGAGGGTAGTTTTTCTTGCTTACTATGTGGACTTGGAAAAACAACTAGAACAGCGGAAGCTGTGTCTCGCGAAGAATGCAGAGACGAATGCGGTTCTGGTCAACAACTCGCCGTTGAAGGCAAATGTGAACCATGCCCAAGAGGTACCTATCGTACTCAAGGTGTTCAAGCATCCTGCCAAGCTTGTCCAGTAGGTAGAACAACACCCAATGTAGGATCGGCAGCTATTGAAGAATGTTCTTTACCAGTTTGCGAACCCGGTACTCATTTGAATGGTACACTTAACGAATGTATGCAATGTAAAAAAGGCACTTATCAATCGGAACCTCAACAGACTTTTTGTATACCTTGTCCACCTAATACCAGTACCAAAGGACCAGCTGCA ACCAGCAAATCCGATTGCACCAATCCATGCGAGACAAGCGGCGAAGAAATGCACTGCGACGCAAATGCCTATTGTTTACTTATACCAGAGACAAGTGACTTCAAATGCGAATGTAAACCAGGATATAACGGTACTGGAACGGAGTGTACGGACGTTTGCATGGGTTATTGCGACAACGAGGGTGTATGTCTGAAGGATTCCAGAGGACAACCATCTTGCAGGTGTAGCGGCAGTTTCACAGGGAAACATTGTACTGAGAAGTCCGAGTTCTTCTATATCACTGGTGGTATCGCAGGAGGTgttattcttataatatttgttgtcCTCCTAGTCTGGATGATTTGCGTTAG GGCATCTCGTAAAAAGGAGCCTAAGAAAATGCTCACTCCAGCGACCGATCAAAATGGTTCTCAAGTAAACTTCTATTATGGAGCTCCTACGCCTTACGCCGAATCCATAGCACCGTCTCATCACAGCACATACGCTCATTACTATGACGACGAGGAAGACGGCTGGGAAATGcccaatttttataatgaaactTATATGAAAG AAAGTCTACACAATGGAGGAAAGATGAACAGTCTTGCTCGTTCAAACGCGAGTATATACGGCACCAAGGACGATCTGTACGATAGGCTGAAGCGTCACGCGTATCCAGGGAAGAAAGGTACAAGTTTGAATGCAGATACACATTGA